The following coding sequences are from one Mesorhizobium onobrychidis window:
- a CDS encoding prolyl-tRNA synthetase associated domain-containing protein has product MPKTEAELFAFLTDLGIEVSTLRHPPLFTVADSQALRGEIAGGHTKNLFLKDKKDNFFLVSVGEEAVVDLKQIHNVIGAAGRVSFGKPEMLMELLGVVPGAVTVFGLINDTELRVKVVLDQELMDHAVINAHPLTNEATTSIAAADLVKFVEATGHDAVILKVTA; this is encoded by the coding sequence ATGCCGAAAACCGAAGCCGAGCTTTTCGCCTTTCTCACCGATCTCGGGATCGAGGTCTCGACCTTGCGTCATCCGCCGCTGTTCACGGTCGCCGATTCGCAGGCGCTGCGTGGAGAAATTGCCGGCGGGCACACCAAGAACCTTTTCCTCAAGGACAAGAAGGACAATTTCTTCCTGGTCAGCGTCGGCGAGGAGGCGGTGGTCGATCTCAAGCAGATTCATAATGTCATCGGCGCCGCCGGGCGCGTGTCCTTCGGCAAGCCGGAGATGCTGATGGAGCTTCTCGGCGTCGTTCCGGGGGCGGTCACGGTGTTCGGCTTGATCAACGATACGGAGTTGCGGGTCAAGGTCGTTCTCGACCAGGAGTTGATGGACCATGCGGTCATCAACGCCCATCCGCTGACCAACGAGGCAACGACGTCGATCGCCGCCGCCGACCTCGTCAAATTCGTCGAGGCAACCGGGCATGATGCTGTTATCTTGAAAGTCACGGCATGA
- the trxA gene encoding thioredoxin: protein MSDNNQFGGPFGSNGGQYATTVQYGGTEAAPAKVAPGEPSVAVDVIKDTTTATFAADVIQESRRQPVLVDFWAPWCGPCKQLTPLLEKAVTAAGGKVKLVKMNIDDHPSIAGQLGIQSIPAVIAFKDGQPVDGFMGAIPESQIAEFIQKVGGKKNGAPQVAEALAAAAEARDAGDVQTAADIYDAILEQAPETIEAIAGLGDLLFEAGDADGAEAVLARAPEAKKDAPPLAAVRAKMALAAQAQALGNPAELERRLAENPGDHQARFDLAMIQNANGERMAAADNLLAIVKADRSWNDDGARTQLLQFFEAWGMTDDATLAARRKLSSLLFS from the coding sequence ATGAGCGACAACAATCAATTTGGCGGCCCATTTGGCAGCAATGGCGGACAGTATGCCACCACTGTGCAGTATGGCGGCACTGAGGCCGCCCCCGCGAAAGTCGCGCCTGGCGAGCCGTCTGTCGCCGTCGACGTCATCAAGGATACGACGACCGCCACATTTGCCGCCGACGTCATCCAGGAATCGCGGCGTCAGCCGGTCCTGGTCGATTTCTGGGCGCCATGGTGCGGGCCCTGCAAGCAACTGACGCCGCTGCTGGAAAAGGCGGTCACCGCCGCCGGCGGCAAGGTCAAGCTGGTCAAGATGAACATCGACGACCATCCTTCGATCGCCGGACAGCTCGGCATCCAGTCGATACCGGCGGTCATCGCCTTCAAGGACGGCCAGCCGGTCGACGGCTTCATGGGCGCCATTCCCGAGAGCCAGATCGCCGAGTTCATCCAGAAGGTCGGCGGCAAGAAAAATGGTGCGCCGCAGGTGGCCGAGGCGCTCGCCGCCGCCGCGGAGGCGCGCGACGCCGGCGATGTGCAGACCGCGGCGGACATCTACGACGCGATCCTGGAACAGGCGCCGGAGACGATCGAGGCGATTGCCGGGCTGGGCGATCTGCTGTTCGAGGCCGGCGATGCCGACGGCGCGGAAGCCGTGCTGGCGCGGGCGCCGGAAGCAAAGAAGGATGCGCCGCCGCTCGCCGCGGTGCGCGCCAAGATGGCGCTTGCCGCGCAGGCACAAGCACTTGGCAATCCGGCCGAGCTTGAGCGGCGCCTGGCTGAGAACCCCGGGGACCACCAGGCACGGTTCGATCTTGCCATGATCCAGAACGCCAACGGCGAGCGCATGGCCGCGGCCGACAATTTGCTGGCGATTGTCAAAGCCGATCGCTCGTGGAACGACGACGGCGCCAGGACGCAATTGCTGCAGTTCTTCGAGGCATGGGGCATGACCGACGACGCAACGCTGGCGGCGCGGCGCAAATTGTCGTCGCTGCTGTTTTCCTGA
- a CDS encoding LON peptidase substrate-binding domain-containing protein → MQAGNAHYRLDTDLPSTVPIFPLEGALLLPGGRMPLNIFEPRYLEMVDEAIAGSRLIGVIQPSLDGARRADGEPELCNVGCAGRIIALSESGDGRYLISLQGVCRFRIVQELAVKTPFRQCRFAPFLTDLDEDQAEAGIDRPALLKAFRAYLQANDLEADWESVSRAENAMLVNALSMMAPYGPAEKQALLEAADLKTRAETLIAITEMALARENEDFGSSLQ, encoded by the coding sequence GTGCAGGCGGGAAACGCGCATTACCGGCTCGATACGGATTTGCCGTCGACGGTGCCGATCTTCCCGCTTGAAGGCGCATTGCTGCTGCCGGGCGGCCGCATGCCGCTCAACATTTTTGAGCCGCGCTATCTGGAGATGGTGGATGAGGCGATCGCCGGATCGCGGCTGATCGGTGTCATACAGCCCAGCCTCGACGGTGCGCGGCGTGCCGATGGCGAGCCGGAACTCTGCAATGTCGGCTGCGCCGGACGCATCATCGCGCTTTCCGAGAGCGGCGACGGCCGTTACCTGATTTCGCTGCAAGGTGTGTGCCGGTTCCGCATCGTGCAGGAACTCGCGGTCAAGACGCCCTTTCGCCAGTGCCGGTTTGCGCCCTTTCTCACCGACCTCGATGAAGATCAGGCAGAGGCCGGGATCGACCGGCCGGCGCTGCTCAAGGCATTTCGCGCCTATCTGCAGGCCAACGATCTTGAAGCCGACTGGGAAAGCGTCAGCCGCGCCGAAAATGCCATGCTGGTCAATGCGCTATCGATGATGGCTCCCTATGGGCCGGCCGAGAAACAGGCGCTACTCGAAGCGGCGGACCTGAAGACACGCGCCGAAACGCTGATCGCCATCACCGAAATGGCGCTGGCACGCGAAAACGAGGATTTCGGGTCGAGCCTGCAATAG
- a CDS encoding Trm112 family protein, with product MVDWRDGKKANVDPKLLELLACPLTKGPLTWDPERGELISRVARLAYPVRDGIPIMLPSEARAIPFEEGLPPRLGGPS from the coding sequence ATGGTGGATTGGCGTGACGGAAAGAAGGCCAATGTCGATCCCAAGCTGCTGGAATTGCTGGCCTGCCCGCTGACCAAGGGCCCGCTTACCTGGGATCCGGAGCGCGGCGAGCTCATCTCGCGGGTCGCAAGGCTTGCCTATCCTGTGCGTGACGGCATCCCGATCATGCTGCCTTCGGAAGCGCGCGCGATCCCCTTCGAGGAAGGATTGCCCCCGCGCCTGGGCGGACCGTCCTGA
- a CDS encoding error-prone DNA polymerase, protein MNALTVVPYAEFGIQSNFSFLRGASKPEELVVAAKFLGFSSIGLADRNTVAGVVRAWQQAKVEGLSYHPGCRLVFCDGTPDVLAYPQDRKGWGHLCRMLTQANMRDESEKGAPLLYRDDFFEWGNLMSLAVLPDLSAGANDDLTLLSRLKDRFGKALRLAVSPDYHGNDRFRFEQAAAMAEVSGIPLMATNDVLYHTSERRRLQDVLTAIRLNVPIAEAGLELAANAERHLKPPMEMARLFRRHPQALAETLRFAGELSFSLGDLQYNYPDEPTESGLGPQAELERLAREGAAIRYPSGVPADVTKRIREELALIERLNYARYFLTVYDIVKFARSQDILCQGRGSAANSVVCYCIGITEVGPERIDSLFERFISEERNEPPDIDVDFEHEKREEVIQYIYSKYSAKRTALAAAVVSYRGRSAMREVAKAMGLSDDVRSALSSSIWGWSTSELGEKETRAGGLDQTDPATRQVIECANEIMGFPRHLSQHVGGFVITRDRLDEIVPIIKTAMDERKMVEWDKDDLDAVKILKVDVLALGMLTCLQRAFTLLQDHYPDERDDYGQPYVLATLPAEDKHVYDMICRADTIGVFQIESRAQMSMLPRLKPKTFYDLVIEVAIVRPGPIQGDMVHPYLRRRQGKEKPEYPKPELEEILGRTLGVPLFQEQAMKIAIVAGGFRPGEADELRRAMATFKRTGTIGNYRKRMVDGMVLRGYEKDFAERCFKQIEGFGEYGFPESHAASFALLVYASCWFKTFYPDVFCAAILNSQPMGFYQPAQLVRDACDHGVEIREVDVNFSGWDCALEEAPFDPARILDRHAQMRGVIRTNHAVRLGFRQVKGLSKERMEVFVARRGDGYASVRDVWLRSGLYVDEIEKLAQADAFRSLGLDRRDALWAVRALDGRSAAETLPLFDQPAIRLRDLEPATRLPTMPLGEHVVHDYRSLGLSLKAHPLAFLRQRLDRSGVTPNARLPCVPDGRRVSVAGLVLVRQRPGTGKAIFLTLEDENSVANVIFWERTFNRYRPIVMGARLVRVTGKLQSESDVIHIVAEKVEDLTPWLSVLLEEAGTGQPVNERSASGRMENGNRKRGAADANAPQAAPVQRDLATLSGKAEKVMPKGRNFQ, encoded by the coding sequence ATGAACGCGCTGACGGTCGTTCCCTATGCCGAATTCGGCATCCAGTCGAATTTCTCGTTCCTGCGCGGCGCCTCGAAGCCGGAGGAGCTGGTGGTCGCGGCAAAGTTTCTGGGCTTTTCGTCGATCGGGCTTGCCGACCGCAACACGGTGGCCGGTGTCGTGCGCGCCTGGCAGCAGGCCAAGGTGGAAGGTCTTTCCTATCATCCCGGCTGCCGCCTGGTTTTTTGCGATGGCACGCCCGACGTTCTCGCCTATCCGCAGGACCGCAAGGGCTGGGGCCATCTGTGCCGCATGCTGACGCAAGCCAATATGCGCGACGAAAGCGAAAAGGGCGCACCGCTTCTCTATCGCGACGACTTTTTCGAATGGGGCAATCTAATGTCTCTGGCAGTCCTGCCGGATCTATCGGCGGGCGCCAATGATGACCTCACTTTGCTTAGCCGGCTTAAAGATCGCTTCGGCAAGGCTTTGCGGCTTGCCGTTTCACCGGATTATCACGGCAACGACCGCTTCCGTTTCGAGCAGGCAGCTGCCATGGCTGAGGTATCAGGCATTCCGCTGATGGCGACCAACGACGTTCTTTACCATACGTCCGAACGGCGCCGGTTGCAGGACGTGCTGACGGCGATCCGCCTCAACGTGCCTATTGCTGAAGCGGGACTGGAACTGGCAGCCAATGCCGAGCGCCATTTGAAGCCGCCAATGGAGATGGCGCGGCTTTTCCGCAGGCATCCGCAGGCATTGGCGGAAACGCTGCGCTTTGCCGGCGAATTGAGCTTCTCTCTCGGTGACCTCCAATACAACTATCCCGACGAACCGACGGAATCCGGCCTCGGGCCACAGGCCGAACTGGAACGGCTGGCTCGAGAGGGAGCCGCGATACGGTATCCCTCAGGCGTTCCCGCCGATGTGACGAAGCGCATCCGGGAAGAGCTCGCTTTGATCGAGCGCCTGAATTACGCGCGCTATTTCCTGACTGTCTACGACATCGTCAAATTCGCCCGCAGCCAGGACATACTCTGCCAGGGGCGTGGCTCCGCAGCCAACTCGGTGGTCTGCTATTGCATCGGCATCACCGAAGTGGGCCCCGAGCGGATCGACTCGCTTTTCGAGCGCTTCATTTCCGAGGAAAGAAACGAGCCACCAGATATCGATGTCGATTTCGAACATGAAAAGCGCGAAGAGGTCATCCAGTATATCTATTCCAAATACAGCGCCAAGCGTACCGCGCTTGCCGCGGCCGTCGTCAGCTACCGGGGCCGGTCGGCGATGCGCGAAGTGGCCAAGGCGATGGGCCTGTCGGACGACGTCAGGAGCGCGCTGTCCAGCTCGATCTGGGGCTGGTCGACCTCGGAGCTCGGCGAAAAGGAGACCAGGGCCGGCGGCCTCGATCAGACCGATCCAGCGACAAGGCAGGTGATCGAATGCGCCAACGAGATCATGGGCTTTCCCCGTCATCTGTCGCAGCATGTCGGCGGCTTCGTCATCACCAGGGACCGGCTCGACGAGATCGTGCCCATCATCAAGACGGCGATGGACGAGCGCAAGATGGTCGAGTGGGACAAGGACGATCTCGACGCGGTGAAAATCCTCAAAGTCGACGTGTTGGCGCTCGGCATGCTGACCTGCCTGCAGCGCGCCTTCACCCTGCTCCAGGATCATTATCCTGATGAGCGGGATGACTATGGCCAGCCCTATGTGCTGGCCACCCTCCCTGCCGAGGACAAACATGTCTACGACATGATCTGCCGTGCCGACACGATTGGCGTCTTCCAGATCGAATCCCGCGCCCAGATGTCGATGCTGCCGCGGCTCAAGCCGAAAACATTCTATGACCTCGTCATCGAGGTGGCGATCGTGCGGCCGGGCCCGATCCAGGGCGACATGGTCCACCCCTATCTGCGCCGCCGGCAGGGCAAGGAAAAGCCCGAATACCCCAAGCCGGAACTGGAAGAAATACTCGGCAGGACGCTGGGCGTGCCGCTGTTCCAGGAACAGGCGATGAAGATCGCCATCGTCGCCGGCGGCTTCAGGCCGGGCGAGGCCGATGAACTGCGCCGCGCCATGGCCACCTTCAAGCGCACCGGCACGATCGGCAATTATCGCAAGCGGATGGTCGACGGCATGGTTTTGCGGGGTTACGAAAAGGACTTCGCCGAGCGCTGCTTCAAGCAGATCGAGGGTTTTGGCGAATACGGCTTTCCCGAAAGCCATGCCGCCTCCTTCGCCCTGCTGGTCTATGCCTCCTGCTGGTTCAAGACCTTCTATCCCGACGTGTTCTGCGCCGCGATCCTGAATTCCCAGCCGATGGGGTTTTACCAGCCGGCTCAGCTTGTCCGCGACGCGTGCGACCATGGCGTCGAAATCCGCGAGGTCGACGTCAATTTTTCCGGTTGGGACTGCGCATTGGAGGAAGCGCCCTTCGACCCGGCCCGCATCCTCGACCGCCATGCCCAGATGCGCGGCGTCATCCGGACCAATCATGCCGTCCGGCTGGGTTTTCGCCAGGTCAAGGGCCTGTCGAAGGAGCGCATGGAGGTGTTTGTCGCCAGACGCGGCGACGGTTATGCATCCGTTCGCGATGTCTGGCTGCGCTCGGGCCTCTACGTCGATGAGATCGAGAAGCTGGCGCAAGCCGACGCCTTCCGTTCGCTCGGCCTCGACCGCCGCGACGCCTTGTGGGCGGTCCGCGCGCTCGACGGCAGGAGTGCCGCCGAGACCCTGCCGCTGTTCGACCAGCCGGCGATCCGCTTGCGCGATCTCGAGCCCGCGACCAGGCTGCCGACAATGCCGCTCGGCGAGCACGTCGTCCACGACTACCGTTCGCTCGGCCTGTCGCTGAAGGCGCATCCGTTGGCCTTTCTGCGCCAGCGGCTGGACCGTTCCGGCGTCACGCCCAATGCGCGCCTCCCCTGCGTACCGGATGGCAGGCGGGTCTCCGTCGCCGGCCTGGTGCTCGTGCGACAGCGCCCGGGCACTGGCAAAGCGATCTTCCTGACGCTGGAAGACGAGAATTCAGTCGCCAACGTCATTTTCTGGGAAAGAACCTTCAACCGCTACCGGCCCATTGTCATGGGCGCGCGGCTGGTCCGCGTCACCGGCAAACTGCAGTCGGAATCGGACGTCATCCATATCGTCGCCGAGAAGGTCGAGGATCTGACGCCCTGGCTGTCCGTGCTTTTGGAGGAGGCCGGTACCGGCCAGCCTGTCAATGAGCGTTCAGCCAGTGGGCGCATGGAGAATGGCAACCGTAAAAGGGGCGCTGCAGATGCAAATGCCCCACAAGCCGCGCCTGTCCAACGGGATCTCGCGACACTGTCGGGAAAGGCGGAGAAGGTCATGCCCAAGGGGCGCAATTTTCAATAG
- a CDS encoding DNA polymerase Y family protein translates to MISHRQGNAQRIAALDERAEALHLKRGMGIADARAMHPSIDVVEADPEADRRLLESLADWCDRYTPLVAIDAADGLFLDVTGCTHLFGGERSMLDDILSRFFHQGFDVRAGLAATPGAAWAAARFASDRIVPCGEEEALLAPLPLAALRIEPDIRASLESVGLRTAGAVMAAPRAPLARRFGTSLLLRLDQALGRLDEAVSPRLPVAPLSVERHLAEPVMLTDEIERLVKMLATTLKADLERRGEGARRLALLLFRVDGAVSRIAVGTSRPLREPLLIQKLFHERLAALEQDIDAGYGFDLVRLSVLSAAAFDMQQADLAGETRDDGADIALFADRIRARLGDSAVLKPVAVESHLPERAVATLPYAEAPQRVSPPKKPGKIQDTSSKPVFRPERPIRLFRSPEPIEVPATEMPEGPPMNFRWRRALYRVARAEGPERVAPEWWREASGQEATRDYFRIEDSDGRRYWLYRQGLYGASHAAPRWFMHGVFA, encoded by the coding sequence GTGATCAGCCATCGCCAGGGGAACGCGCAGCGCATCGCCGCCCTCGACGAGCGGGCTGAGGCGCTTCACCTGAAGCGCGGCATGGGCATAGCCGACGCGCGCGCCATGCATCCGTCGATCGACGTGGTGGAAGCCGATCCCGAGGCCGATCGCCGCCTGCTCGAAAGCCTCGCCGACTGGTGCGACCGCTACACTCCGCTGGTGGCGATCGACGCGGCCGACGGCCTGTTTCTCGACGTCACCGGCTGCACCCATCTTTTCGGCGGCGAACGATCGATGCTGGACGACATCCTGTCGCGCTTTTTCCATCAGGGTTTCGATGTCCGCGCCGGCCTTGCCGCCACACCAGGTGCTGCCTGGGCGGCGGCACGGTTTGCCAGTGACCGCATCGTCCCCTGCGGCGAAGAGGAAGCGCTTCTCGCACCCTTGCCGCTGGCGGCGCTGCGCATCGAGCCTGATATCCGCGCCAGCCTGGAAAGCGTCGGCCTGCGCACGGCGGGCGCCGTCATGGCAGCACCGCGCGCGCCGCTCGCCCGCCGCTTCGGCACATCGCTGCTTTTGCGCCTCGACCAGGCGCTCGGCCGCCTCGACGAGGCGGTGTCGCCGCGCCTGCCGGTCGCGCCGCTTTCGGTCGAACGCCATCTCGCAGAACCCGTCATGCTGACCGACGAAATAGAGCGGCTGGTGAAAATGCTGGCGACGACATTGAAGGCGGACCTCGAGCGCCGCGGCGAGGGCGCAAGAAGGCTGGCGCTGCTGCTTTTCCGCGTCGACGGCGCCGTCAGCCGCATCGCCGTCGGCACGTCGCGGCCGTTGCGCGAGCCGTTGCTGATCCAGAAATTGTTCCACGAAAGGCTTGCCGCGCTCGAACAGGACATCGATGCCGGCTATGGCTTCGATCTCGTGCGCCTCTCGGTCCTGTCGGCCGCGGCCTTCGACATGCAGCAGGCGGATCTCGCCGGCGAGACGCGCGATGACGGCGCCGATATCGCCCTTTTCGCCGACCGCATCCGCGCCCGACTCGGCGACAGCGCGGTTTTGAAACCGGTTGCCGTCGAGAGTCATCTGCCGGAGCGCGCCGTCGCCACGCTTCCCTATGCGGAGGCGCCGCAAAGGGTCTCTCCGCCGAAGAAGCCGGGCAAGATACAAGACACTTCCTCCAAGCCTGTCTTTCGGCCGGAACGGCCGATCCGGCTGTTCCGTTCGCCCGAACCGATCGAGGTGCCGGCCACCGAAATGCCTGAGGGACCGCCGATGAACTTCCGTTGGCGGCGGGCTCTCTACCGGGTCGCGCGCGCCGAAGGGCCGGAGCGCGTCGCCCCGGAATGGTGGCGGGAGGCGTCGGGGCAGGAGGCGACCCGGGATTATTTCCGCATCGAGGATAGCGACGGCCGCCGTTACTGGCTCTACCGCCAGGGTCTCTACGGGGCCTCGCACGCCGCGCCGCGCTGGTTCATGCATGGGGTCTTCGCATGA
- a CDS encoding ImuA family protein has product MATSAVARETVFALRRQIAKIEGTLPERLEAPAGAAPVDADVTPRDLTIVRRGLAVAPPDAFLRTGAEGLDTALSGGLPKAALSEIYGAATRDAGAVAGFTLSLVSLILKQGPRLPVLWIGTAEIFREAGFPYARGLHAIFGIEPEQLLFSEAPRLLDALWTAEEAARMTALAAVILEIRGSPQRLDLTATRRLHARAQNAGRPVFLLRQAGEPEPTAAPVRLVLSAAPSAPRETIAGPLAGSIGRPAFTVSIGKSRTALPGQFTLEWNPDERSFEERRPGEERAANPVPVVSASRRGKDPAAASGAVLAFPAIGSPAPGDQPSPGERAAHRRPRRAG; this is encoded by the coding sequence ATGGCGACAAGCGCCGTGGCGCGGGAGACTGTTTTTGCCCTGCGCCGCCAGATCGCGAAGATCGAGGGAACGCTGCCCGAGCGCCTGGAGGCGCCGGCCGGCGCAGCTCCCGTTGATGCGGATGTCACGCCCCGGGATCTAACAATCGTCCGCCGCGGCCTCGCCGTGGCGCCGCCCGATGCGTTTCTGCGCACCGGCGCCGAAGGTCTCGATACTGCGCTCAGCGGCGGCCTGCCGAAGGCGGCGCTGAGCGAGATCTATGGCGCCGCCACCCGCGATGCCGGGGCCGTCGCCGGCTTCACGCTGTCGCTCGTCAGCCTGATCCTCAAACAGGGGCCGCGACTGCCGGTCCTGTGGATCGGCACCGCGGAGATCTTCCGCGAAGCCGGCTTTCCCTATGCCAGAGGGCTTCACGCCATTTTCGGCATCGAGCCGGAGCAATTGCTGTTTTCCGAGGCGCCAAGGCTCCTCGACGCGCTGTGGACCGCCGAGGAGGCCGCCCGGATGACGGCGCTCGCCGCCGTCATCCTCGAAATCCGCGGCAGTCCGCAGCGGCTGGACCTCACGGCGACGCGGCGGCTGCACGCCCGGGCACAGAATGCCGGCCGGCCGGTGTTCCTGCTGCGCCAGGCCGGCGAACCCGAGCCGACGGCGGCACCCGTCCGCCTCGTCCTGTCGGCGGCGCCGTCGGCACCACGCGAGACGATCGCCGGGCCGCTCGCCGGCTCGATCGGCCGCCCCGCCTTCACCGTCAGCATCGGCAAGAGCCGCACGGCCTTGCCAGGACAATTCACACTGGAGTGGAACCCCGATGAACGCAGTTTCGAGGAAAGAAGGCCCGGGGAAGAACGGGCAGCGAATCCTGTCCCTGTGGTTTCCGCATCTCGCCGCGGAAAGGATCCTGCGGCAGCGTCTGGGGCGGTCCTGGCGTTCCCGGCGATCGGATCACCTGCCCCTGGTGATCAGCCATCGCCAGGGGAACGCGCAGCGCATCGCCGCCCTCGACGAGCGGGCTGA
- a CDS encoding metallopeptidase family protein → MARIYKTRTWHDELSPSMEEMEFLALEAYAHLPEEFRKLTGEIIIQIAEFPTDEIMDDLSLETPFDLLGLFEGRGIAERWNPQTGEGPNRVTLYRRAILDYWAENEETLGDIVTHVLIHEIGHHFGLSDDDMERIEEAAE, encoded by the coding sequence ATGGCCCGCATCTACAAGACCCGTACCTGGCACGACGAGCTTTCGCCGTCGATGGAGGAAATGGAGTTCCTGGCCTTAGAGGCTTACGCCCATCTGCCGGAGGAATTTCGCAAGCTGACCGGCGAGATTATCATCCAGATCGCCGAATTTCCGACCGACGAGATCATGGACGACCTGTCGCTGGAAACGCCTTTCGACCTGCTCGGCCTGTTCGAGGGGCGCGGCATCGCCGAGCGCTGGAATCCGCAGACCGGCGAGGGGCCGAACCGCGTCACGCTCTACCGCCGCGCCATCCTCGACTACTGGGCCGAGAACGAGGAGACGCTTGGCGATATCGTCACTCATGTGCTGATCCACGAGATCGGCCACCATTTCGGCCTGTCGGACGATGATATGGAGCGGATCGAAGAGGCGGCGGAGTAG
- a CDS encoding DUF1737 domain-containing protein has translation MKLYRFLSGPDDSSFCHKVTAALNKGWHLFGSPTYSYDMEAKAMRCGQAVVKDIEGQEYGPNTKLSDW, from the coding sequence ATGAAACTCTACCGCTTTCTGTCCGGTCCGGACGATTCCAGCTTCTGCCACAAGGTGACGGCAGCGCTGAACAAGGGCTGGCACCTGTTCGGCTCGCCGACCTATTCCTACGACATGGAGGCCAAGGCCATGCGCTGCGGCCAGGCCGTGGTAAAGGATATCGAGGGTCAGGAATACGGACCCAACACCAAGCTCAGCGATTGGTAG
- a CDS encoding HpcH/HpaI aldolase/citrate lyase family protein, producing the protein MTETYRPRRSVLYVPASNDKALAKTSSLACDAVIVDLEDAVAPADKVSAREKLAGIFANRPGRRCEMAVRINPLSSEWGADDLLAAARCEPDAILLPKVDTPRDVLEAGDVLDDNFSPDEVKLWAMIETPKALLNIGPIAELGRDPASRLVCFVAGTNDLVKETGILATPDRRYLSPWLMQMVLAARAGGLDLLDGVFNDFRDLDAFARECGEAAAMGFDGKSLIHPAQIDAANRAFAPSAEAVAEARSVKDAFALAENAGRQVIALNGKMVERLHLAQAEKLLAKAAAIGA; encoded by the coding sequence ATGACTGAAACCTACCGCCCGCGCCGCTCGGTGCTTTACGTCCCGGCCTCGAACGACAAGGCGCTGGCCAAGACCTCATCGCTGGCCTGCGATGCCGTCATCGTCGATCTCGAAGATGCCGTCGCCCCAGCCGACAAGGTTTCCGCGCGGGAAAAACTGGCCGGCATCTTCGCCAATCGCCCCGGCCGGCGCTGCGAGATGGCCGTTCGCATCAACCCGCTCTCCAGCGAATGGGGCGCCGACGATTTGCTGGCTGCGGCACGCTGCGAGCCCGACGCCATCCTGCTGCCCAAGGTCGACACGCCGCGCGATGTTCTGGAAGCCGGCGACGTGCTCGACGACAATTTTTCACCCGACGAGGTGAAACTATGGGCGATGATCGAAACGCCCAAGGCTCTGCTCAACATCGGACCGATTGCCGAGCTTGGCCGCGATCCGGCCTCGCGGCTGGTCTGTTTCGTTGCCGGAACGAACGATCTGGTCAAGGAGACCGGCATTCTCGCCACGCCCGACCGGCGCTATCTCTCACCGTGGCTGATGCAGATGGTGCTCGCCGCGCGCGCCGGCGGCCTCGACCTGCTCGATGGTGTCTTCAACGATTTTCGCGATCTGGACGCTTTTGCGCGCGAATGCGGGGAAGCGGCCGCCATGGGATTTGACGGCAAGTCGCTGATCCACCCGGCCCAGATCGATGCCGCGAACCGGGCCTTTGCGCCATCTGCCGAAGCGGTGGCCGAGGCACGCTCGGTGAAGGATGCCTTCGCGCTTGCCGAAAATGCCGGCAGGCAAGTCATTGCGCTGAATGGAAAAATGGTCGAACGGCTGCATCTGGCGCAGGCCGAAAAACTGCTGGCGAAGGCGGCCGCCATCGGGGCATGA